In a genomic window of Glycine max cultivar Williams 82 chromosome 13, Glycine_max_v4.0, whole genome shotgun sequence:
- the LOC100800310 gene encoding histidine-containing phosphotransfer protein 4 → MDKINSRRQVAAMKQSLFDQGYLDEQFIQLEELQDDANPNFVEEIVTLYYRDSSRLISNLDHTLERNPVDFNKLDTIMHQFKGSSSSIGAKKVKAECTLFMEYCRARNGEGCRRSFQQMKKEYATLRKKLETYFHLARQAGPVETAFRPK, encoded by the exons atggACAAAATCAATTCCCGCAGGCAAGTTGCTGCCATGAAACAGTCCCTCTTTGATCAG GGATATCTGGATGAGCAGTTTATCCAACTGGAAGAATTGCAGGATGATGCTAATCCTAACTTCGTTGAAGAAATTGTCACTCTTTACTACCGTGATTCCTCCAGGCTCATCTCTAACTTGGACCACACACT GGAAAGGAACCCAGTGGATTTCAACAAGCTGGACACAATTATGCACCAGTTTAAAGGAAGCAGCTCAAG CATCGGAGCCAAAAAGGTGAAAGCAGAATGCACTCTGTTTATGGAATATTGCAGGGCAAGAAATGGAGAAGG ATGCAGGAGGAGCTTCcaacaaatgaagaaagaatATGCAACACTGAGAAAGAAGCTTGAAACATATTTTCAT CTGGCTAGGCAAGCTGGGCCCGTGGAGACAGCATTTAGGCCCAAGTAA